One Fusarium oxysporum f. sp. lycopersici 4287 chromosome 8, whole genome shotgun sequence genomic region harbors:
- a CDS encoding murein transglycosylase, whose product MTTGILKTDCDRIVDANGDAVLLRGTALGGWMLMENFMNGFPGREHQIRAALLKVLGQEKHDFFFDKFLEYFFGEKDAEFLASLNFNCLRLCLNYRHFEDDMNPFVIKEEGFKHVDRVINLCAKYGIYTILDLHALPGGQNQDWHCDNPTGYAAFWDHKHFQDRAINLWEHIARRYKGNPWVAGYNPMNEPADSEWSRLLAFYDRIVPAIRNVDPDHILFLEGNTFSMDFTGFDRVWDNSVYAIHDYCGFGFPNRIGRFQGTKEQEGYIRRMYDRKVEFMKKHNVPIWNGEFGPIYERKEYNPDWEVQNQERYNMLDRQMAIYTSESIAWSIWAYKDVNVMGMTHVSPDSAWLKLLGPIIKKKRDLAVDSWAYDDAHLQDGLFGPLHQWFEDNVPAQYSKKYPWQWRMHMHVFRGIRGITMAEYMIPEWADYFKGKSFEELDELAASWKYENCMQRGQLNELLKTYAPMKAGDRRLEGKVIESEGTASDVPSKEASVSGVGIFELSPEEKLKAELKKQQHPQAQPVPVAA is encoded by the exons ATGACTACCGGAATACTAAAGACAGACTGTGATCGCATTGTCGACGCAAACGGCGATGCAGTACTCTTGCGCGGT ACTGCCCTCGGCGGCTGGATGCTTATGGAGAACTTCATGAATGGCTTCCCTGGACGAGAACACCAGATCCGAGCAGCGCTCCTCAAGGTGCTTGGCCAAGAGAAGcacgacttcttcttcgacaagtTCCTCGAATATTTCTTCGGTGAAAAGGATGCTGAATTCCTTGCTTCATTGAACTTCAACTGCCTGCGATTATGTCTCAATTACAGACACTTTGAAGATGACATGAACCCATTTGTTATCAAGGAAGAGGGTTTTAAGCATGTTGACCGAGTCATCAATCTC TGCGCCAAATATGGTATCTACACTATCCTCGACCTTCACGCCCTACCTGGTGGACAAAACCAGGATTGGCACTGCGACAACCCGACCGGATATGCCGCCTTTTGGGACCACAAACACTTCCAAGACCGAGCGATCAACCTGTGGGAACATATTGCCCGAAGATATAAGGGAAATCCATGGGTTGCTGGTTACAATCCCATGAACGAGCCTGCTGACTCTGAGTGGAGTCGCCTGTTGGCATTCTACGACCGTATCGTGCCGGCAATCAGGAATGTCGATCCTGACCATATCCTATTCTTGGAAGGCAACAC ATTCAGCATGGACTTCACAGGCTTCGACAGAGTATGGGACAACTCGGTATACGCCATCCATGACTACTGTGGTTTTGGGTTCCCGAACAGAATCGGTAGATTCCAAGGTACAAAAGAACAGGAGGGCTACATTCGTAGAATGTACGATCGCAAGGTGGAGTTCATGAAGAAGCACAACGTGCCAATCTGGAATG GTGAATTCGGTCCCATCTACGAACGAAAGGAGTACAACCCAGACTGGGAAGTCCAGAACCAAGAGCGATACAATATGCTGGATCGACAGATGGCTATTTACACTTCTGAGAGCATTG CATGGTCGATCTGGGCATACAAAGACGTCAACGTCATGGGCATGACCCATGTCTCCCCAGACTCTGCTTGGCTCAAGCTTCTCGGAcccatcatcaagaagaaacGTGATCTCGCTGTGGACTCGTGGGCTTACGACGATGCACATCTTCAAGACGGCCTCTTCGGTCCACTACACCAGTGGTTTGAAGATAACGTCCCAGCACAATACTCCAAGAAGTACCCCTGGCAATGGCGCATGCACATGCATGTCTTCCGAGGCATTCGAGGAATTACCATGGCCGAGTATATGATCCCTGAATGGGCAGACTACTTCAAGGGCAAGAGCTTTGAGGAACTGGACGAACTCGCTGCAAGCTGGAAGTATGAGAATTGCATGCAGAGAGGACAGTTGAATGAACTTCTGAAGACATATGCGCCCATGAAGGCCGGTGACAGGAGGCTGGAAGGAAAAGTCATTGAATCAGAAGGTACTGCAAGTGATGTGCCCTCTAAGGAGGCATCTGTCTCAGGTGTTGGCATCTTTGAGCTGTCGCCGGAGGAGAAGCTGAAAGCTGAGCTGaagaaacaacaacaccCGCAAGCCCAACCTGTACCTGTCGCAGCATAG